One Pectobacterium polaris DNA window includes the following coding sequences:
- a CDS encoding aldo/keto reductase, with amino-acid sequence MSVSNTTRELGRSGIVVPPFSFGGNVFGWTVDQSTSFSLLDALLAHGLNFIDTADVYSRWAPGNQGGESETIIGNWLKKNGQRDKVILATKVGMDLGDGKKGLSPRYIRQAVEASLQRLQTDYIDLYQAHADDKDTPLEETLATFDALIKEGKVRAIGASNYSAARLAEALKVSKANHLARYETLQPEYNLYDRQGYEAALEPLVREQGIGVISYYSLASGFLSGKYRQPKDASKSARGQGVVEKYLNERGRTILEALDSVANAHQTTPSQVALAWLIARPSITAPIASATSLDQVAELAGATRLVLPAEDIELLDRASRY; translated from the coding sequence ATGTCAGTATCAAATACCACACGTGAGCTTGGACGTTCTGGAATCGTGGTGCCGCCTTTCTCGTTCGGCGGCAACGTTTTTGGCTGGACGGTCGATCAGTCGACATCGTTTAGCCTGCTGGATGCGCTGCTGGCGCACGGACTGAATTTCATTGATACCGCCGATGTTTATTCGCGCTGGGCACCCGGTAATCAGGGCGGTGAATCTGAAACCATAATCGGCAACTGGCTGAAAAAAAACGGCCAGCGCGACAAGGTCATTCTTGCCACCAAAGTGGGGATGGATTTGGGCGATGGCAAGAAAGGGCTGTCCCCTCGCTATATTCGTCAGGCGGTTGAGGCTTCATTGCAGCGCTTGCAAACTGACTATATCGATCTTTATCAGGCACATGCTGACGATAAAGACACGCCGCTGGAAGAAACGCTGGCGACGTTTGATGCACTGATTAAAGAAGGAAAGGTACGCGCGATTGGTGCGTCCAACTACAGCGCGGCACGTCTGGCTGAGGCGCTGAAAGTCAGTAAGGCCAACCATTTGGCGCGTTATGAAACGCTGCAACCGGAATACAATTTGTACGATCGGCAGGGCTATGAAGCTGCGCTAGAACCGCTGGTGCGTGAGCAGGGGATTGGGGTCATTAGCTATTATTCGCTGGCTAGCGGGTTTCTGTCGGGCAAGTATCGTCAGCCGAAGGATGCATCGAAAAGTGCCCGCGGACAGGGCGTGGTGGAGAAATACCTGAACGAGCGCGGCCGCACCATTTTGGAAGCGTTGGATAGCGTGGCGAATGCACATCAGACGACGCCGTCGCAGGTTGCGCTGGCATGGCTGATCGCTCGTCCGAGCATCACCGCCCCGATCGCCAGTGCGACATCGCTGGATCAGGTCGCTGAACTCGCGGGTGCGACCCGGCTGGTGCTGCCAGCAGAAGATATCGAGTTGCTGGATCGTGCGAGTCGTTATTAG
- a CDS encoding glucose PTS transporter subunit EIIB: MGKIHNFRKLFASMLGKQITEIEIASPLDKENLQQLVTAFGGKENIVSLDACITRLRVEVHSLRLVNSDSLQKLGAIGVIIVGHQVQAIFGTQSDNLRRELAAWFEDDGAEAR, encoded by the coding sequence ATGGGCAAGATTCACAATTTTCGGAAATTGTTCGCGTCAATGTTGGGTAAGCAAATTACCGAAATTGAAATCGCTTCACCGCTAGACAAAGAAAACTTGCAGCAGTTGGTAACCGCCTTTGGTGGCAAAGAAAATATCGTCAGTCTGGATGCCTGCATCACCCGCCTGCGGGTCGAGGTTCATAGCCTACGGCTAGTTAACAGCGACAGCCTGCAAAAACTGGGGGCTATCGGCGTGATCATCGTCGGCCATCAGGTACAGGCCATCTTCGGCACCCAGTCGGATAACCTACGCCGCGAGCTAGCCGCCTGGTTTGAGGATGATGGCGCAGAAGCGCGGTAG